One genomic window of Desulfuromonas sp. AOP6 includes the following:
- a CDS encoding peptidylprolyl isomerase, whose amino-acid sequence MKKMFRLISLALALSFAPLTSAFAFGDAQHAEEHKANQVTLDDNATLSLQVPIFSPNFAGTPVAFVNEHPILLGQLTPALTPVHEEMPLPTEGAAKALTNTFNRELDKVISERSQGKTDVRVERMTTAGIDKDRNLLVNVPLSSLWYGETPVAEVDQDPIVMAEFSRDLKASYGDMTEENHHATLTENARHLLDRLIAVRLVELEARNIGLDQTANVRKQVDAFAEKTLLYALLNAQLKGLTLNEAEADKLYRDISLEGKFESYRFSKQEDAVALLKALEEKKSFDALIKEAIAQGKAIKETDAEYTSFKDLLPQIATDAKDMKAGDVSKIYTKADGFLIFRLVDKRFHEDPAALQFARKNVWDTQVASQGEKYISKLIDEKAVFNKEAKAAIDFAKIKEKNPEIKLGEALAPLLTDNRVLATIKGAEPETLTVAQFAGRLNGTFYHGTDIALDAKEVDAKKEQILTDILFRRAGTLVAKNLGLDKEQDYRLEVEEFERRTLFDNFVQKAVVPDVTISEEEIRQYYDDNVQKYSTPTMLRVKSLPFYRENDAREALKKLQGGSDFKWVAANSSGLVPVENKDLLTFGNSILSLTSLPANLQKEGGSYRTGDAIVFSDPDKFFYVLYFEKVYPPEPKPYDQVREEIRQIIFQNKVEETLEMWIGKLREAYDTRIYLSGQAS is encoded by the coding sequence ATGAAAAAAATGTTCCGTCTCATCTCTCTCGCCCTTGCCCTCAGTTTCGCTCCCCTTACCTCCGCCTTCGCGTTCGGTGATGCCCAGCATGCCGAAGAGCACAAAGCCAACCAGGTAACACTGGACGATAACGCCACCCTCAGCCTGCAGGTGCCGATTTTTTCACCGAACTTTGCCGGTACCCCCGTCGCCTTCGTCAATGAGCATCCCATCCTGCTGGGCCAGTTGACACCTGCCCTGACGCCGGTTCACGAGGAAATGCCCCTGCCGACCGAAGGAGCGGCCAAGGCCCTGACCAACACCTTCAACCGCGAACTCGACAAGGTGATCAGCGAACGCTCGCAGGGCAAAACCGATGTGCGTGTGGAGCGCATGACGACTGCGGGTATCGATAAGGACAGAAACCTGCTGGTGAATGTCCCCCTCTCCTCGCTCTGGTACGGTGAGACTCCCGTGGCCGAGGTCGACCAGGACCCCATCGTCATGGCCGAGTTTTCGCGGGACTTAAAGGCTTCTTATGGTGATATGACCGAAGAAAATCACCATGCCACCCTCACTGAAAATGCCAGACACCTGTTGGACCGCCTCATCGCGGTGCGCCTGGTCGAACTCGAAGCCCGCAATATTGGCCTGGATCAGACCGCCAATGTACGCAAGCAGGTTGACGCCTTTGCTGAAAAGACCCTGCTGTACGCTCTGCTCAATGCGCAACTGAAAGGCCTGACCTTAAACGAGGCAGAAGCAGACAAACTTTACCGGGATATTTCACTGGAAGGGAAATTTGAAAGTTACCGCTTCTCCAAACAAGAGGATGCCGTCGCGCTCCTCAAGGCTCTGGAAGAGAAGAAATCCTTCGACGCCCTGATCAAGGAAGCCATCGCCCAGGGCAAGGCCATCAAGGAAACCGATGCGGAATATACCTCTTTCAAAGATTTGCTCCCCCAGATCGCCACCGATGCCAAGGACATGAAGGCGGGGGATGTCAGCAAAATTTACACGAAGGCGGACGGCTTCCTCATCTTCCGCCTGGTCGACAAACGTTTCCATGAAGACCCTGCCGCCCTGCAGTTCGCCCGCAAAAACGTCTGGGATACCCAGGTTGCCAGCCAGGGGGAGAAGTACATTTCCAAGCTGATCGACGAAAAAGCCGTATTCAACAAAGAGGCGAAAGCCGCTATCGACTTCGCCAAGATCAAGGAAAAGAACCCGGAGATCAAACTCGGGGAAGCCCTGGCCCCCCTGCTGACGGACAACCGCGTGCTCGCCACGATCAAGGGGGCTGAGCCCGAAACCCTCACCGTGGCTCAGTTCGCCGGCAGACTGAACGGTACCTTCTATCATGGTACGGACATCGCCCTGGACGCCAAGGAGGTGGACGCCAAGAAAGAACAGATTCTCACCGATATCCTCTTCCGCCGGGCCGGCACTCTGGTCGCCAAAAATCTCGGCCTTGACAAGGAGCAGGATTACCGCCTGGAGGTGGAGGAATTCGAGCGCCGGACCCTGTTCGACAACTTTGTGCAGAAGGCCGTCGTGCCCGATGTGACCATCAGCGAAGAAGAAATTCGCCAGTATTACGACGACAATGTCCAGAAATATTCCACTCCGACCATGCTGCGGGTCAAGTCCCTCCCCTTCTACCGTGAGAACGACGCCCGCGAAGCCTTGAAAAAGCTGCAGGGTGGGAGCGATTTCAAATGGGTGGCCGCCAACTCGTCCGGGCTGGTGCCTGTGGAAAACAAGGATCTGCTCACTTTCGGCAACAGCATTCTGAGTCTGACGTCCCTGCCTGCCAATCTTCAGAAAGAGGGCGGTTCCTATCGCACCGGTGACGCCATTGTATTCAGTGACCCCGATAAATTTTTCTACGTCCTCTATTTTGAAAAGGTCTATCCGCCTGAACCGAAGCCATACGACCAGGTTCGAGAGGAGATCAGGCAGATCATTTTCCAGAACAAGGTCGAGGAAACCCTGGAGATGTGGATCGGCAAACTCAGAGAGGCCTACGATACCCGCATCTATCTGAGCGGGCAGGCTTCGTGA
- a CDS encoding NHL repeat-containing protein, with amino-acid sequence MKPARIVILTLMLFLLPLVASAASTVKLKYIQTLYTDAEGKPMNGPSSVAVKEDAIVVADSDNRRLLRFTLKDGVVTPGATISVDRMYPVKVQIGSNGELFVLDGKDRRIVRLGADGALKGNLDIKGLASGKVVPRSLRITQDGRIVILDIFSERVLWLDSAGTVQEQIPFPEDYGFISDLSVDRQGNVFLIDSVTAVVYLAKKGEDSFVPLTGSLKEHMNFPSTLEADNQGHVYLVDQYGSGLAVIGMDGSFLGRKLGMGWNDSQLFYPEGISISDTGDVFIADRENNRVQQFLVVE; translated from the coding sequence ATGAAACCAGCGAGGATCGTCATTCTGACTCTGATGCTGTTTCTGCTTCCCCTGGTCGCTTCGGCGGCCAGCACGGTGAAACTCAAATATATTCAGACCCTCTATACCGACGCTGAAGGCAAACCCATGAACGGTCCCTCCTCTGTAGCCGTAAAGGAGGACGCTATCGTGGTGGCGGACAGCGACAATCGGCGCCTTTTGCGTTTCACCCTCAAGGACGGGGTTGTCACCCCCGGTGCCACTATTTCGGTCGACCGTATGTATCCGGTCAAAGTGCAGATCGGCAGCAACGGTGAATTGTTCGTTCTCGACGGCAAAGACCGCCGCATCGTCCGCCTTGGTGCCGACGGCGCCTTAAAAGGGAATCTGGACATCAAGGGACTGGCTTCCGGCAAGGTGGTGCCGCGCAGCCTGCGCATCACCCAGGACGGCAGGATAGTCATCCTGGATATCTTTTCCGAGCGAGTGCTGTGGCTCGACAGTGCCGGCACGGTGCAGGAACAGATCCCCTTTCCCGAGGACTATGGCTTCATCTCCGACCTCAGCGTTGACCGGCAAGGCAATGTCTTTTTGATCGACAGCGTCACCGCCGTGGTCTACCTGGCTAAAAAGGGGGAGGACTCTTTTGTCCCCCTGACCGGCAGCCTGAAGGAACACATGAATTTCCCCAGCACCCTGGAAGCCGACAACCAGGGGCATGTTTATCTCGTTGATCAGTATGGCAGCGGCCTGGCCGTTATCGGCATGGACGGTTCCTTTCTCGGGCGCAAATTGGGGATGGGCTGGAACGACAGTCAACTCTTTTACCCCGAGGGGATCAGCATCAGCGATACGGGCGATGTCTTTATCGCCGATCGGGAAAACAACCGGGTCCAGCAGTTTCTGGTGGTGGAGTAA
- a CDS encoding cytochrome c3 family protein produces the protein MKLLLPALLLLTGILFGAFSASTWVLPEEKSEDDQCIRCHVDTFNQGLTQKFTHPPFFEKQCRRCHLAGGSEPQDRDKGEMGTHPRLREPQELTIELCLSCHSNTNLGTSHPVRLYARRGNTIIPDELPTIEDGMMTCVTCHSPHGAPASQLVREIVKTKLCVTCHIRFKNSSPATMF, from the coding sequence ATGAAATTGCTTTTACCAGCATTGCTGCTGCTCACCGGGATTCTCTTCGGAGCCTTTTCGGCTTCGACCTGGGTGCTGCCCGAGGAAAAAAGTGAAGACGATCAGTGCATAAGGTGCCACGTCGACACTTTCAACCAGGGGCTGACCCAAAAATTCACGCATCCGCCTTTTTTTGAAAAACAATGCCGCCGTTGCCATCTGGCCGGCGGCTCGGAGCCGCAGGACCGGGATAAAGGGGAAATGGGTACTCACCCGCGCCTGAGAGAACCACAGGAGCTCACCATTGAGCTCTGTCTGAGCTGCCACTCGAACACGAACCTTGGCACCTCGCATCCCGTGCGTCTCTATGCACGCCGGGGCAACACCATTATTCCCGATGAACTGCCGACCATCGAGGACGGCATGATGACCTGCGTGACCTGCCACAGCCCACACGGTGCTCCCGCCAGCCAGCTGGTCAGGGAAATTGTCAAAACCAAACTCTGCGTGACCTGCCATATCCGCTTCAAAAACTCATCCCCGGCGACCATGTTTTGA
- a CDS encoding cytochrome c3 family protein has protein sequence MAVLSAVVIALSTGITVGEAEAAKRSFSRQGCIDCHKDFDKDFLSKKHVHPVVKQQKCEECHLPHGIIPKLLLKESGNKVCFPCHSQEDLGLDKKGVHSAVRKGQCTTCHNPHASDNPFMMNASGSDICFQCHDRKPFSRKEVHGVIKDQGCRACHMAHGSPEPNLLTENPLKLCLSCHDPGDKAFRQAHGDYPVEQQSCTLCHDPHSSDLGSLLKGSVHSPVAEASCDACHNSATSAEPFGLTQTGSELCQNCHDQEELKGGGTVLHSPFEGGECLSCHAPHTSDNAVLLTAPGNQLCFDCHAEKNAKFTSPHAPVDSETGCLSCHSPHAGLHDGLLALPDGKQCLECHADVKTAIAKLAKPHQPATEEMCSTCHNPHGSNAPDMLTQRADALCYQCHAELEGSFLQTVIHQPVKSGSCTICHNGHGGADARFLRAQGADLCVTCHETLMDNPNRELEHSPFKDRDCLICHDPHASPYGGMLADAQKTVCAACHGDLNEALSSATSQHAPVTNGECSQCHSPHRTALPGLLLTTGIDLCLSCHTTLKDKMANERTHSPVAQDCLQCHKPHLSKQVRLLTAPQHSLCAECHETDVDSFSKAHAGIATEVMDCVTCHNPHASKDPQYFKDVMHAPFAARSCEPCHLVEQ, from the coding sequence GTGGCAGTCCTGTCTGCGGTGGTCATCGCCCTCTCTACGGGAATCACCGTCGGAGAGGCCGAGGCGGCCAAGCGTTCCTTCAGCCGCCAGGGCTGCATCGACTGTCACAAGGACTTTGACAAAGACTTTTTGTCCAAGAAGCATGTTCATCCGGTGGTCAAGCAGCAGAAATGCGAGGAATGCCACTTGCCGCACGGCATCATTCCCAAGCTGCTGCTGAAGGAATCGGGGAACAAGGTCTGCTTCCCCTGCCATAGCCAGGAAGATCTGGGTCTGGACAAGAAGGGCGTCCACAGCGCCGTGCGCAAGGGGCAATGCACGACCTGTCACAATCCTCATGCCTCGGACAACCCCTTCATGATGAACGCCAGCGGCAGCGATATCTGCTTCCAGTGCCACGATCGGAAGCCCTTCTCCCGCAAGGAGGTACACGGCGTCATCAAGGACCAGGGATGCCGCGCCTGTCACATGGCTCACGGTTCCCCCGAGCCGAACCTGCTGACGGAGAATCCCCTGAAGCTCTGTCTTTCCTGTCACGACCCGGGGGACAAAGCTTTCCGCCAGGCCCATGGCGATTATCCGGTGGAACAGCAGTCGTGCACGCTCTGCCACGATCCCCATTCAAGTGACTTGGGCAGCCTTCTCAAGGGGAGTGTCCACTCGCCGGTAGCCGAAGCCAGCTGTGACGCCTGCCACAACAGCGCCACTTCGGCGGAACCCTTCGGCCTGACCCAGACCGGCAGTGAGCTCTGCCAGAACTGCCATGACCAGGAAGAGCTCAAGGGCGGCGGCACGGTGCTGCATTCACCCTTTGAGGGGGGCGAATGTCTCTCCTGCCACGCCCCGCATACCTCGGATAACGCCGTGCTGCTTACGGCCCCGGGCAACCAGCTGTGCTTCGACTGCCATGCCGAGAAAAACGCCAAGTTCACCAGCCCACACGCCCCGGTCGATTCGGAAACAGGTTGTCTGTCCTGTCATTCACCCCATGCCGGTCTGCACGACGGTCTCCTCGCTCTGCCGGACGGCAAGCAGTGCCTTGAGTGCCACGCCGACGTCAAGACCGCGATTGCCAAGCTGGCGAAACCCCACCAGCCGGCCACCGAAGAAATGTGCAGTACCTGCCATAATCCCCACGGCTCCAACGCCCCCGACATGCTCACCCAGCGGGCGGACGCCCTGTGCTACCAGTGCCATGCCGAGCTGGAGGGATCATTCCTGCAGACGGTCATCCATCAGCCGGTCAAATCAGGGAGCTGCACCATCTGCCACAACGGCCACGGCGGCGCGGATGCACGCTTTCTGCGGGCCCAGGGTGCCGATCTCTGCGTGACATGCCACGAGACCCTGATGGACAATCCGAACAGAGAACTGGAGCACTCCCCCTTCAAGGACAGGGATTGTCTCATCTGCCACGATCCCCATGCCAGCCCCTACGGCGGCATGCTCGCCGACGCACAGAAAACAGTGTGTGCGGCCTGTCACGGTGATCTGAACGAAGCCTTGTCCTCGGCGACGAGCCAGCACGCTCCGGTTACCAACGGCGAATGCAGCCAGTGCCACAGCCCCCACCGAACGGCGCTGCCTGGGCTGCTGCTCACCACCGGCATCGACCTCTGTCTCTCCTGTCATACGACCCTGAAGGACAAGATGGCCAACGAACGGACGCATTCGCCGGTCGCCCAGGACTGTCTGCAATGCCACAAACCGCACCTGTCGAAGCAGGTTCGCCTGCTGACGGCGCCGCAGCACAGCCTGTGCGCCGAGTGCCATGAGACGGATGTCGACTCCTTCAGCAAGGCGCATGCGGGCATCGCCACCGAGGTCATGGACTGCGTCACCTGTCACAACCCGCACGCCTCCAAAGATCCGCAATACTTCAAGGATGTCATGCATGCGCCCTTTGCGGCACGATCCTGTGAACCCTGCCACCTTGTCGAGCAGTGA
- a CDS encoding cytochrome c3 family protein, giving the protein MNLKTNLILILFALLVLMAQTALGASDAQLKLAKGARGDLCLSCHEAFKDKLKKPHIHTPLKKGECTGCHNPHAADHGKLMAAAPNQICSKCHEGLIPDGSKSIHQVVVEGQCALCHDPHAADNRNNLIRGGSALCFDCHADLGKAISQNKVKHVPVEKDCLTCHNPHASGAGPALLKEKAPKLCLKCHDPNKGTFKSQHLNYPVQEANCSSCHNPHGSNSQSILYDNVHEPLKKRMCKQCHEDPSSATPFATLKPGYELCQGCHYEMLNDTFNKDRLHWPLADKKGCINCHAPHASSEANLMAGPMLNVCGSCHADTIARQERSQTKHQPIADGECSSCHSVHSSNNRFILTEPKTVDLCGQCHDWQTHSTHPIGSEVVDPRNRNLTLDCLSCHRTHGTQYKHFIYYETINDLCIQCHTKYRR; this is encoded by the coding sequence ATGAACCTGAAAACGAACCTGATACTGATTCTTTTCGCACTCCTTGTCCTGATGGCGCAGACCGCGCTGGGTGCCAGCGACGCCCAACTCAAGCTGGCCAAGGGAGCCCGGGGCGATCTCTGCCTGAGCTGCCATGAGGCCTTCAAGGATAAACTGAAAAAACCCCATATCCACACTCCTCTGAAAAAGGGAGAGTGCACAGGCTGTCACAACCCGCATGCCGCCGATCACGGTAAACTGATGGCGGCGGCACCCAATCAAATCTGCAGCAAATGTCACGAGGGCCTGATTCCGGATGGGTCAAAGAGCATCCATCAGGTCGTGGTCGAGGGCCAGTGTGCTCTCTGCCATGATCCCCATGCGGCTGACAACCGCAACAATCTTATTCGCGGCGGCAGCGCCCTCTGTTTCGACTGCCACGCCGACCTCGGCAAAGCCATTTCCCAGAACAAGGTAAAACACGTTCCCGTGGAAAAGGACTGCCTCACCTGCCACAACCCCCATGCCTCGGGGGCTGGCCCTGCCCTGCTGAAGGAAAAAGCGCCGAAGCTCTGCCTGAAGTGCCATGACCCCAACAAGGGCACCTTCAAGAGCCAGCATCTCAACTATCCGGTGCAGGAGGCCAACTGTTCCTCCTGCCACAATCCTCACGGTTCAAACAGCCAGTCCATTCTCTACGACAACGTGCACGAGCCCCTGAAGAAGAGGATGTGCAAGCAGTGCCACGAAGATCCCTCCTCGGCGACCCCCTTCGCTACCCTGAAACCGGGATATGAGCTCTGCCAGGGCTGCCACTACGAGATGCTCAACGACACCTTCAACAAAGACCGTCTGCACTGGCCCCTGGCCGACAAAAAAGGCTGCATCAACTGTCATGCCCCCCACGCCTCTTCGGAAGCCAATCTGATGGCCGGCCCCATGCTCAACGTGTGCGGCAGCTGCCATGCAGACACTATTGCCCGCCAGGAGCGCAGCCAGACCAAGCATCAGCCCATCGCCGACGGTGAGTGCAGCTCCTGCCATTCGGTGCACAGCTCCAACAACCGCTTCATTCTCACCGAGCCCAAGACCGTCGACCTGTGCGGCCAATGCCACGACTGGCAGACCCACTCCACGCACCCCATCGGCAGCGAAGTGGTCGATCCGCGCAACCGGAACCTGACCCTGGACTGCCTGAGCTGCCACCGCACGCACGGGACCCAGTACAAGCACTTCATCTACTACGAAACCATCAACGACCTGTGCATTCAGTGTCACACCAAGTATCGGAGGTAA